In Phyllopteryx taeniolatus isolate TA_2022b chromosome 13, UOR_Ptae_1.2, whole genome shotgun sequence, the following are encoded in one genomic region:
- the dio2 gene encoding type II iodothyronine deiodinase, with amino-acid sequence MGMASEDLLVTLQILPGFFSNCLFLALYDSMVLVKRIVSLLSCSRSAGSGEWRRMLTTAGLRSIWNSFLLDAYKKVKLGCEAPNSKVVKVSGSPQWINKVQTIPNEQQGARVRNRDECRLLDFESSDRPLVVNFGSVTUPPFISHLPAFRRLVEDFSDVADFLLVYIDEAHPSDGWVAPPMGSCSFNVRKHQSLEERLGAARKLIDHFSLPPQCQLVADCMDNNANVAYGVSNERVCIVQHRKVSYLGGKGPFFYNLKDVRQWLEQSYGKR; translated from the exons ATGGGGATGGCCAGCGAAGATCTGCTAGTGACACTCCAAATATTACCTGGTTTCTTTTCAAACTGTCTCTTCCTGGCGCTGTACGACTCCATGGTGCTCGTGAAGCGCATTGTTTCGCTTTTGAGTTGCTCCAGGTCCGCCGGCTCGGGAGAGTGGCGTCGCATGTTGACGACGGCGGGGCTCCGCTCCATCTGGAATAGTTTCTTGCTGGACGCCTACAAAAAG GTCAAACTTGGCTGTGAGGCACCTAACTCCAAAGTTGTGAAGGTGTCGGGTAGTCCTCAGTGGATCAACAAGGTTCAGACTATACCTAATGAGCAACAAGGTGCAAGGGTCCGAAATCGGGATGAATGCCGACTCCTGGATTTTGAGTCATCCGATCGCCCTCTGGTGGTCAACTTTGGCTCAGTCACATGACCCCCCTTCATCAGCCACCTGCCAGCTTTCCGGCGGTTGGTGGAAGACTTTAGTGATGTTGCTGACTTTCTGCTGGTGTACATTGATGAGGCTCATCCATCTGACGGTTGGGTGGCCCCACCTATGGGCTCTTGCTCTTTCAATGTACGGAAGCATCAGAGTTTAGAAGAAAGGCTGGGAGCGGCACGCAAACTAATTGATCACTTTTCTCTGCCACCACAGTGTCAGCTGGTAGCTGACTGTATGGACAACAATGCTAATGTGGCTTACGGTGTGTCCAATGAACGCGTGTGTATAGTACAACACAGAAAGGTTAGCTATCTGGGTGGCAAGGGGCCTTTTTTTTACAATCTGAAGGATGTGAGGCAGTGGCTGGAACAAAGCTACGGTAAACGGTAG